The DNA sequence aaaaaaaaatgtgaaaagcaaacaaaaactaaattgaagtgttttgaaaaaaataacttctaaaataaatttaattaatcaaagatCATTCTGTTCGCATTTAttgaaaagatattatttCTGCTTTCGCAGTTActatttgttaataataattattttttaattaaaaaacatacgGGTTAGCCGGCTTAGGAGACACGCGGATCTTCTCTCGTTTGGGTCTTTTTGGGCTCATCTTTAACCCTAGTAGGGCAGTTACTAGAGAGGAGGAGCTGGGCCATGGATATCCTGGGCCCAAACCCATATCATTAGGTAAAACCAAAGgcccaaatttatttaactctTCCGATGAGTTGGTAAAGGCCCAACAAAAATACTTAAGGATCAAGTAGTCCAAACAGGCGACCCATTGCCCCATTGGCCTTATGGAAAAAACAAAgtatttgttttgttatttatttgtgtaaattcattatattaattcacaataaactttattatttcattaaagtttggtcaattaattttaattttggtactGATTTATGATTAGCCAATACCTATTActaatggaaaaaaattaaaccaaactaaaatgaatttttcgcTATTATTGTCCAATTTAAATTGAGCACTTATCatatgattgatcattttcttttaactgcACGTAAATCatccaacaaatatattataattatcatataattaatttaaattcaatatgaATTAGAATATTCCAACCCAAGTTGGTGATAGTATTAAGTACATTATGCACAGAATAGGTCAATGAGAAGCGAAGACCTTTCTTTACATGCAATGTGACAGCGAACACATTACACACATAATTCATGTGACTTATCACTTGTTTCGATttgattgaatgaaaaaaaagtttttagtTCGGACTGGAttcgattaaattaaaattaattatataataaaatattatatttgcatGTCATTGATTATAAAGAAGGTGatgaattatatgataaatgcactattatttaataattcattaaactTGAATAAGAGGGTTctatttaactaaatttatttaaaatatcttataatctCCTAAgccttataatatattttaagatttaaagattttgaatcttatttttcaaaacaagcTCTTGAAATGTTTGGACTAAAAACATGTCAAAACATATAAGATGTTGGAGTGTTTGGCATAATAAACTCTTCATATCATAATAATGACATACCAAAAAACgccattaaataattagaatttaacataatataaGTAGATATTTTTGATTTGGGGGCAAAcgtcaattatattattatgaagaTTATAGAATGTTACTAGCGATAACACTAAAATTCATTTGACCTATGACTTGaagaaatttgttaaatttttaaaaataagttgagaattcttcactttttttaaaaaaatatatataccctCCAAACTTGATCAAAGCAAAAGGTTTCCCTCTAAAACCACCTTATATCAATTTCATTTCctattacattttcttttgtgtatGAACAAAAATTCGTGAACCCCACTGTCAAACCTCTAATAAATTCTGCAATCGACTTACAGAGGTGGGCTGAGATTGCTTGACAAGTAAATGCTGAAGAATCTCTACTCCTGTCGTCTCTACGGACACCAatccttaaatattttaccacAAAGAATAGGGACAAGAATTTAACGACTGCTGCCCTCTTAATTAACTTCAACAACACTAATTTTTGTAcctttcattaattataagcAAATATATATCCTTAAGTGATACATGTCCGGACTCGGCTGAAGGTATAAGTTATAATTAACCAATCTCGACGTTTAccagaaaaattacaagtaaatTAGAGATGTATGTCTCAGACCTGCTCATGCAGTCCTGGAGTAaatgcatgcatatatagatatagatttaGGTATACTTTCTGCAAACacattaatttcatcaaagaaaaagaaaaaaaaaaaaacctggAAAATCTACTGCTGAATTACCAGGAAACATgaacaatttgaaaaacacCAGGTTTCAGCTTatgaatacatatatatatgtatgtgtatgtgtagcTCTGTTTATGTATACATGGAATCATCAGAGCTTCACAATTTCTGGGATGTGCACCGGGTACCTATCAATGCAGTCTTGCCAGGGCCCGTCTGTCGGCGTCTTGATGGTCCTGTTACACTTCCAGACCGCACTGTTACATTTGAATCCACTCCCGAAAGCAATCTGCCACACCCTATCGCCCTTCTTCATCCTCCCTTTCGCCTCGATGTAACTCATTTCATACCAAAGCGAAGATGATGACGTGTTGCCGAAGCGGTGGAGCGTCATTCTGGATGCCTCCACGTGCTCAGCAGAAAGCTGGAGGTTCTTCTGGAGCTCGTCGATGACTGCCCGGCCGCCGGCGTGGATGCAGAAGTGCTCGAAGGCTTGTTTGAAGTCAGGGATATAAGGTTTCCATTTGGGGTTGAACATTTTCCGGCCGATCAGTGTGAAGAGAAAGAGGAGTTGCTCGGAAGCTGGGAGGACCAACGGGCCGATGGTTGTGATGTTCGATTTCAGGGCTTCTCCGGCGATCACCATCAGGTCTTTCGACAGGTTTATGCCCACTTTTCCTTCCGGGTCTTCTTGCTCGTACACGCATCTGTAAGCCTTGTCATCGGCCCCTTTGTGGGTCCGAACGACGTGAACTAGTTTGTACTTGGCTCGGGCGCTGTCCCGCCGCTTGTTGGAGAGGAGAATGGCGGCGGCGCCCATGCGGAAGAGGCAGTTGGGGAGGAGCATAGCCCGCTCCGAGCCCTTGTAGTAGTTGGGAGTAATAATTTCAGTGCTGATAACCAGCGCGTTAGAATTGGGGTGAACCTGGAGCAAATCCCTGGCTAAATCGATGGAAATCAACCCAGCACTGCAGCCCATGCCGGACAGATTGAAACTCTTTATATTACTCCTCAACTTGTACTTGTTCACCACCATAGCTGAAAGCGACGGAGTAGGAGAAAACAGGCTGCAATTAACTATAAGAATATCAATGTCTTTGGGCCTGATTCCCGTCTTCTCCATCAAAGAATCAATGGTGGAGAAAATCACGACCTCAGCCTCACCCCTGGCGGCCTCCATCGTCGGCGTGGGAGGAATATAGTGTATAGCTGGTGGGAGACAGGTTTCTTCCCCCAAGCCAGATCTTTCAAGAATCCGCATTTGGAAGTCTACGCTCTTGGGATTGTCCTTGAGAATCAGCCTGGAATGCTCCATGAACGTGGAGAAAGGGACCCGACAGGTGACAGGAGGCTTATAACAGGAGTAATCAACGAGATAAATGGATCGGGGCTTGGACATGACGTAGACGGTGGCGATGAAAATGACGAGAAACGAGGAGCAAAGAACCTGGACGAGGTCGAAGTGGAGAAAATTCCAGAGGAGAAGGATCTCTTCAGGGCCCAAACGGAGGATTTCCAGGAACACTCCAAGCATGATTGGAATGAGCAAGAAGGTAAGAATGTGGTTGACGAGGTATTGGTAGCCGAGTTTGACATACTTGAGCTTCACAGAGCTGGAGAAATTTGGTAGAATTTGAGCCATTTGTTGCCTGATTAGCAGGTGTTGGAGGAGGTGGAGAAGGAAGTGAATTTAAAGGGCTGAAATGGTAGAGAAGTGAAGGAGTGAGCAATGAATGAAGGCAGGTAAGAAGATTTAATGAACATCTCTCACAACGCCCCCTTAGCTGGAGTTTTCTGTTGTTGGGCTAACCTTTTCTCCTCTATGCATAAtcacttctttttattttgtaaaaatattaataattaattcttgttcCTTTGAGTAATTCATTCTGTATgcaatcattttaatttagtaatcAACTAATGTACTCATAGTTATATGTGTATGCTAATGTTGTCAGTTGAAACTGGTAAGAATCCGTACAAAAATTTGGTCTAATATAAAATGCTATAACCTTACAATCTGGTCTGGTTAATCCACGATTGCTAATTATGGACTAGCTTTATTTGGTAAAACCTGAGATAATTGtagtattttattctttaagaaaggAATTCTAGAACCAAACTAGGTtggtacaaaattaaaactcaACCACCTACAGgattaatgtaataatacaattgtcatgtgattggtatataattttaaaagagtgATCAATCACGTAACAAGTGTATTGTGTGCTCACgcatatgaaattttatgttttcatgtCTCTAATTATCCTTTTTGGACCAATGATATTGAGGTTGATGTCTCACAATTGAGAGGTCGTGAATTTGAATCCTACTAGTTGAGGTGTTTAGTATACTTTTacagtagtatatatattgtttctttgtttgctTTTATAGTATCTTGGTCGATTTAGAGATAtcgatgtattatttaaaaaaaaaaaaaactttttttgtgtattaatctgaaaagataatagaaacaaaaattttaagctATGGTCCAAGaatcattttcttcaaaaatacTAAGATATGGAGTCTCTTTCTTCATAAATTCTTACCTCTTCGTTTTCCTACGTGCAAATTTTGTCTGAAATGCACAACTACAACACCGTTTCGTCctatataataagtgtatatGTGTGTCATACTCCAACGTGTCTGTTTCATTAATTGAATCGTaaaaaaagttagttgtttggtttttttaactttgattaattttttattttattattgagaatataGTTTAAAAGAGTATATTGCAAGGGGATGAAGagaaatagatataaaatttggataaaaagagagcgcaaaaataaaaatcgacaagaaaatatgaaaaataaacaacaaacGAACACGAACTATTAGAAACACattctttaattataaagcatatgtgcatatacatatatatatatgatgcgATTTACGATTCGACATGTTTTATTGTACGAGACATTGTCgtcttatatctttttatataaactttacgggtttttttttaaaacgaGATATTAATTTGAAGCTTATAAATCACTTAAACTCATtgtctataattaatttaaaatgcgtattttacattaatgtttatttataattttatcaaccTTTGCTAgtcttttttctcctttaaaacgtcatttttttatatattacataaaaaacaataagaaaatgGGCATAAAAGAGCATTAAAACCTACAATCATGAAGTTGTCCCAACTCCCAAAGTAGAGTTAACTCTCACAAACTCAAAAGTGAAAAACCAGCACCCCcaacttatttaatattgcAATTCGACCCATTAATTATCACCTATGTATAAAAGAGGAATGAATATCAGTTGCATGAGTACTCTAAAAGTTGTCACGATTAGTAactattacataatatttaataaaaacttttatttgCTATCTTAaagattttctaaaatttggtgtatAATCATGACAAGAATTGCGCATGTAAATTATcactattaaaatttgacataaatgGAAATAcactcattatttaaaaaattattaataaggtCCTCatgtaacaaataattatggaGTCCTTAAACAGTAAGGTgaaaattactactttactcttattgattttattttattttttaaagaaaagaggtTGAGAaactgtaaaataaaaatctgaGGGTGAGTAAAGTATATAATCCATAAAGCATATTAgtccatttaaatattttaaaaaatttaaagaatatataaaatttataattcataatccataaggatatatattttgtcagttcaccataaaaattggataaaaaccTAATAGAAGCAATGGAATGGTTAGGTGGAGTTTAAAATGAGGGAGatctttgtaaatttttaaataacgatgagatatttgttatgttaaacttcataaaaaatagctgtaattatcctaaaaaatataacaatgattgtcatattattttttccaatcACTAAATTAAGTTGTCAAtgtacacacacatatatataacataacaTTAATTCTATGTATAAGTAACAACTTAGACATATTATTAAGTTGTCgatatacaaatatatcaaatttgtaAGACATcattattttggaaaattaagaattactgcatttaatatgtataattagcAACAATTTCAGTATCATCGctgccacaattttttttttctcgcaaaagaaaaatatcataagtATAATGATCATTAATCAAACATGGCGTTTACCAGAGGTCTACTTCAAATGACGGGATTCGGACTTTGTCTTGCATGATCATTATTAGGGAAAATTCGAGTTCTCGTCAGTTGTGTAAATCTTTACCCTACTTAATATGTCAGGTCTCATGTCCGCATCAAGCTTGCTTGTTCTTACATGCAAAACTCTAATTTCAAGATTGTCcgaaaatttgatgtaatcaatatttatatttatggtcCAATTGGAAAGGGGCACG is a window from the Sesamum indicum cultivar Zhongzhi No. 13 linkage group LG15, S_indicum_v1.0, whole genome shotgun sequence genome containing:
- the LOC105177945 gene encoding 3-ketoacyl-CoA synthase 6 — protein: MAQILPNFSSSVKLKYVKLGYQYLVNHILTFLLIPIMLGVFLEILRLGPEEILLLWNFLHFDLVQVLCSSFLVIFIATVYVMSKPRSIYLVDYSCYKPPVTCRVPFSTFMEHSRLILKDNPKSVDFQMRILERSGLGEETCLPPAIHYIPPTPTMEAARGEAEVVIFSTIDSLMEKTGIRPKDIDILIVNCSLFSPTPSLSAMVVNKYKLRSNIKSFNLSGMGCSAGLISIDLARDLLQVHPNSNALVISTEIITPNYYKGSERAMLLPNCLFRMGAAAILLSNKRRDSARAKYKLVHVVRTHKGADDKAYRCVYEQEDPEGKVGINLSKDLMVIAGEALKSNITTIGPLVLPASEQLLFLFTLIGRKMFNPKWKPYIPDFKQAFEHFCIHAGGRAVIDELQKNLQLSAEHVEASRMTLHRFGNTSSSSLWYEMSYIEAKGRMKKGDRVWQIAFGSGFKCNSAVWKCNRTIKTPTDGPWQDCIDRYPVHIPEIVKL